GGCAACAAGtattagccaatcagagacagagtagggcgggtcttcgtGGGCTGCGGGTGAGATTAAAATAATGCGCTAGAGATGCCAGCGTCAAGGCAAACATGATAGCATATAAACCTTTAAGGTGAATCCCTTCAAAGCTGACGCAATCACAGGCGAACTAAGAAATGATTAACAAATTATCATGGCTATAGTCTAAATCATACAGATATTTATGcagattattgttattattttattattatattttcagagTTGTCAATAACAGTATTCCTGGTCATAGTATTCAACGGGCAACATAGGCAAATGTAAATTTTGTGCGGTTGAAATGTCACAGACACCAAATCATCACTGTCAATTTGACAGCAATGTCAACTGAGAACATAAATGGATTTCTTACAATTCAGAAGCTTGTTACTGTCTGACAAATCTTATTCCCTGAGTCCTTTGTTGTGAAAGAGTGGAGGACACTTTGATACCACTCATATGTTTTCAATATAATACAAAGTAAAATAGATTTGAGTTTTAAACAGGGAATCTCAAGGATAAACGCCTGTCTGGCCTCTGACTGAATCAGACTCACCGtgataggatttttttttctttttctgaggAACCTTCTCATTGAATCATCAGTATTGATCCAATTTCTCACTATAACACCAGAACAACTTCCTAATTCTGCCCCTAAAAATCGATGATGGTCATGTGAGAGACAGTAATATAATGGAGTTTGAGTTTCATATTGCTCTAATAAACAGCACTTGTGAAAACTGCTATAGACACCTCACAGATTTCTCCCCAAGCTTCCTTCCTCTCCGCCACCTTTCTGCTTCATTGCCATCCCTCACTTCCCCCTTCCCTCCATCTCAACCTTTTATCACTCTATTTTCTTCATCActctattttcttctctttcacagCTCTCGGTGGctgacatgtacacacacaaagatcTCTCATTTAATATCCCCGGAGTAAATGTCAGAGACAATTGTCAGGGGTACAAAATATAAACTGCTGGAGGGCAATGCAGCCTTACATGCACGGACCATAAATACCATAATTTGATTTGTCTGCTTCAAAACTGAGTCTGGGATTATTAAAACTTTTCAGAGGAAATGTAGAgtcaaagctgtaaaaaaaaaaaaaaaaaaaaaaaaaaaaattggcgaAGCATGATATCACCTTTCCAGGGACTATTTAATGTCTCAGCCAACGCTGCATACAAGAACAAGCCGCTTTTTCACAAGCATCCAATTAGAGTGGGTTGGCAGTAACTTGTCTATATTCACACTATGTAGCTCCCTGATTAGTGTTCTCAGCCTGCAAATTAAATACAGTGGAGAGCGTTGCTTGCCTGTGCACAGGTCTGTTAATCTGCAACCAGCCGTGACGGCCCTTATCAGCTGCCATGAGAATGAAACCACAAAACAGACCACATTACTGAAAGAAAAGAGTCTCGGGCAAAAGCAGTTTGTGCAGTCTTTATAGTGAAATACAGCAGCACAGCATGCTCAGTTATCTACATTTATATGCACTGTCAGTGCTCCATTAAACAGACTTACTAACAGGCTATGTGTGTaactgaatgtgtgtttatttttgccACAACATAAAAGAATAATGAAGAAAGCAAAAACATATGCACACCAAATTAAGCTCATATCTATCTTCATATGTGCATATTTTCTATCAAAAATGAGTATTGTTCAGACAAATTGCTCCATCAGGAACATTTAAATGACAATGTAAAGACAGTGGTCTTGCTATTGGATGCCAAACACATCCACGTCCACTGTATGAGTCATCTGTtactgcggtgtgtgtgtgtaagtgtgtgtgtaaggtggAGGATGGCAGCTGAGATGAGGTATGTGGAACTGAAACCATCTGGTTTTCTCCTCACCACAGTGAACAATAATAACTCCCCCtcctcatcaccatcatcaccacacacacacatacacacatacaatccACCAGCTGATCCTGTTGTCATGGCAGTAACACACAAGATGGTGGCAGGATGCTCTGTGGAGTGAGTCGGGTATTTAAGTCCTGGCTTCCAGTTGTTTCTGGTGACAAGATGAGATATAGTTAAGCATTAAATTGGAAGTAAAACATCAGCTGATGTGGTCATAGCGCTTCTGGGAAATGAAAGACACCCATTTTTGAAGACAACGACCTATAAGTTCAAACAAAGCATCTGGTCTATAGAGTTTTTATTGTTCTGCTTTTATTGTAGAGGTACCTGAAAGCCTTGGAACAAAGCTCCCTGGAGACAAATTCTGAGGATCAGCTGGAGGAAAAGCTGCACAAACATCCCTAATTTGAAGGAAGAGCATCTCTACCACAGTATAGCTGCATGAACGTCATCTGTTGCCAAATTCACACTGCAACTGAGAAGGTCAGTGAAATATACGTGGGCAGAATAACCTctttgaacatgaacatgaacttgAAATTAATTACTACACTTGTAAAATATTCTAATATTCCAATAAACATAGTGTGTACACCTGGAGGATATctacagagagcagaggaaaaacagcagcTAGGAAATGTGAGAATTATAATCATTCACGTTgcacaaaaatgattttattcataACACTCAGATGTCtctgagttgtgtgtgtgtgagagagagatttatTGCAAAACTAATTGCACTGCAAGCTACTAcaatgtactgtgtgtgcctgttagttaaagacaaaaatgcagcactgagaaaGTCTTTATTACAACAGCATTGCAAAGAAGATCATTTCCATAATCAGTCACACAAAATGATACATCATACACATGATGATTTTTTAACATATGTGTGAAAATGCTttgtacaaaacacacactgtaaggCAGAATACTTAATGACTAATTACATGCAGCTCAGACAAAGACTTTGGTTTAAGTTGTGGACTGAAGAGTAACTGAGCAGCAGCTGGCAAATCATTTCAATCACATGTACAATATTTGCAGTAGGAAAGCTTtctgcatgattttgatgaccaGCAGAAAGCAACAAGgttttctgcatttttactttattcatAAAATTATCATATCGTGTCCTTAATATACTGCATCTCTTCTACATTTTAAGGCTTCTCTTAACCGGACCACATCTCAAGACTGATGATAATTCTAGATATCCTTCATGTAAATAGTGAAATGATGTGTTGTGTTGAAATGATTAGGTATTAAATCATtcagcagaaaattaaacaactattttgatgatggaTTAgtcatttacagtcttttatcaagcaaaattatccaatcattctccaaatatgatgatttgttgcttttttctgGTTTATATTATTCTAAATTGGCAAAGGAAGATTAGCAAGTGTAGTTTGTTCCGTGAGGGACGTCTACACTGTGTCTAATACACCACAAATGGATAATTGCACTGTCAGAGCAGCCgttaaaatatgtaattacCTTAATAGGACAGGAACCATTACTATATCTATAAGCCAGTTAGTTTCCCCACTGCAAGACATACAAACACTGTATTTCACAGTAGCAAATCACATAAAGTATAGCAATACACATCCTTTACATGATGGGCAGGAGCGTATATGAAGATGAATGCAGATCATCTTTCCTAATAAGGGAGACATACAATATACTCAAGAAAGCACTGGGGACGTGCACATATCCATCCATATgcgcacgcaaacacacacacacacacacacacacacacacacacacacacacacacaagcacacattttCAGGTAGAATCCTGTTTTCCTCTGGATGGTGTTTTACATGATGGAGCAGGTGAAGCCGCAGCAGTCTTTCAGTAGTGTAAGTCCAGTTTTAGTGAAAAAGGGCGTTGACATCTGCTGTGATTTGGACGCCGCTTTTTGATCTTGCAAAGCACCTGATCGACAAGGAGACGTAACTGTAAACTCTTATTCACCACAGCTTGTTCACACAGGTGCATTTAGATCTAAAAATAATACTCACATCGCCGTATTCGCATTGAAAGAGTTGTCGTGTAATTGACCATTTGCTAAATCCTTTGCTAAAGCAGACAAGCTTTGCTTTTGTCCACATGTTGAGGTGGTGTGCGTTAGGCTCTAATACGAGCAATAGTCCATATATGAAGAGTTTGAAGGGTGGTGtccttttttttacattttcaaaaattgaaaatataagAACAAAAGTGTAAGCAATGCCTCAGAAAGCTTGTCTATCTGCTCTAACTAGCTTACTACCTAAAATGCCTTTGCCTTTTAGAAATATATCATGTATAGAGCTATCAAGTGTAAAGCAGAGACCCTTTTACAGGtacttgttttaaaacaagtcagcttgaaacattaaaaagtcagctgaAGACAGTTTTCAGCTAACTCACTGAGTTTTAGGGTTGGAGTTAGCTTAAACTAGCTAGCTACATGTGATAAAATCTGCTAGTCGTCATTTCAGCTGACAAAATTCATGATCGTTGGCTAAAAATAAGAAACCTTTGTGTATACTCTTCTGTGAAATCCAAGAACTGCTGTTTCAGAAATGACTGCAAATTCAATGGTAAATCTGCAACCGTTAATATTGTGCATTATGCGGCACACTAGAGTGGAAAGATAGACAGGTGTAGCATCAGGAACTAAGGGGGGCTTAATAGTCCCAAAAGTGTCTTTCTCTTCAACCAATAAAACAGGTGTAACTAGTAACATTAACAACAGCTCTGGTCTATTAAGTGTCTCattacagtgtgacagtgagccagcatgaacaacaccaggaccctgaaactgaagcagctaaatggaattcagccatcattcattttattattcacacctgtgctttttgtTTGACATCAAAATGTCTTCCATGAAAAAGGCCTATATTGAAggttcagcagcagaaaaaatgtTGTGCCCCTGACTCTTTGTGGCaagtatggacaggaggaacaattacagcaacCAACCTTTCAATGGacatgtgagtattgtattaagacTTGACAAAATGTTTAGAATATCGTTTAACTTATGCTCTTATCTAGACCGACTTGTCAATCAGGGACTTTTGGTTGGAGCACACAGCTGATGCAAGGATTACACCTGAGCTACCAGAAGCAGTATACCCACTGTCCCAACTGTCTGCATCCTcttacatacaaatacaaatgtcaTGAGTAGAGCTAAATGGTGACTACAAACATAACTACAACCCAATACTTGTTTTTGTGGTTAGACTCACCTTTTGTAGCTGAGGTCTTTGGAAATCTGGACTGTAAGAAGGCTgccatttctctgtcttcctctctttccctgagaagaagaagatttccttattttttatttattacatctCGTTAAATGTCACTGGACAGCATTTGAGAGAAACCTGGGTTGGACTGACACGTCCTCAAGAAAAggattttaattaaatgtgcATGGTGTGCTACACACGATCATCTCCTCGTTCCATTTTCACATCCACATTGAATAATAAAGGAAGATGGTCTCTCAAATCCCTGCAGTCTTTCTGAGAACaatcaaaatgtcaataatGTGAATTTTTTCACAAGAGACAAGGCCACATGTCTAGTAGATCCTGTCACACGCCCAGTAGTATTGGACTTAAGTGGATTAGTGGTGATGAAGCATTGATAAATGATTGCTTTGTGAGGGGTCAACAGTCACGGTCAAACGACAAAAATGTAACATGCTAAAAGCTCATTGTTTAATTGTTGCATTGAGCTACATCACTCTGAAGATTTAAGCCTTTAGAATTTGTCTTAATAAAAATCTATTGTCTTGTAAACAGACAGCGTTgtagtctgtctgtctgcagggcCTGTGAGTCAGGAGAATACCACTTCATCAAAGTCATTTTCCATCTAGTGATTTAATAACCTCACCTCAGCCTCTCAAACTCCACATCATCAACGAGGAAGTCTCTAGTCTCCACCAGCTTGTTGATCTGCTGCAGcacctcctcttccctctccctGTCCTCCTTGGACTTGTCTTTGTCTGTTCAACAATCACATGACAAGCCATAAAATACAGCCCTCACTGAgtgttaaaatgataaattatgacATTTTAGGATTTGTAAAACAGTCATAACTATAGTTACAGTATACTTGCTGTGGATTCTTTGTTCTTATTTAAAAGAATATCACTCTTGTCGTTAGATGTATTTCAATgaaaatacagcaaataaaaacagtgtaCACCTCACCCAAAGCAAAATGTCTGCAGGTTTAACAACAGCTGGTGACAAACACTACACAGACAGGCAGTgactcttttttattttacctggAATTGAGACAAGTTTCTGCAGCTCTTTCTTCAGCCTTGTGATTTCTTTGCAGAGCTGAATGTCATCCATCCTACgtggaaagaaagaaacaaagggaAAAACAGTCCCTCAAAAACCATGAATagatatttcacagaaaaacaagttattctaaatttaaaaagcagttGTATTTCTACTGTCTCATGGTATTTTTATGGATAATTAGGACTAGAGAAGATGCACATCCACCACTTGATGAagcagaaacatacagtatcaatAAAGACAGTCTGCACTATCAAACTGCCGGTGCTTTTATATTGCGGAGTTGGTATTTCAGTCAAAATCATTCACATTACTTTTATAGAGCATTGAGGACAACACAGCATCTCTATCTGTGTATTTTTCAGCAGGATCCTGTCATTCCAGTGTCTCAGAGATCCCTACAGGCAGCAGGAGAATATTCAGATGAATGTTTAAGTGGCGTCAGTTTGACAGACTGACACTGGTAGCTGTCAGTGATGAGCGTGATGACATACAACCTTTTGACTGCAACTGCTGTAGACAAGGCAGCCATAGAGTCAGAATTTCTACCCATCTCACTGTCAACATGACATAGTGAAGTACAATTAAGTGGTCATTattatagtttcatttttcaatAGGGAAAGCACAAAAGGCTTGTCAATCAAATCATTATCAGATTATCATTCAGATAAGAAAAGACCTGCACAGAGCTACTAATGCAAATAAAGACAGTATCTCTTTGAGGGGCTTAAAAATGTAGAATGGACTTTGCATTACGGTAACAAAGTAATTTCCTTCATACCTTTACAAATGACAGCGTGAATGTGAAATTGTACGCGCTTATCAAAACAGAACAACACTGGACTCAGATGTTGGGCTCAGATGACTGTGAGATCCCTGATTTTATTAGCTGAAATAACGCCGCCACGCTGCCCTCTGTGGACGAATCACACCTGACAGTATCAGATCTCATTTCACTGTCTGACTCCGATGTGGATTTCAAAACATCGGGAGCCTGTCTGacgagtgtttgtgtgtgtgtgtgtgtgtgtgtgtgtgtgtgtgtgtgtgtgtttgtggagagGCTGCTATTACAGTGATggcaaaaagaggaaaatgacTCTGATAGGAATAGGTACTCTGAGCTGTTGattcaataaaatgtgtttcactTAAGTGTACTTCAGCAGTTTATATTTCAGGATGACTCATATGCTGCCACCCAGGAGTGCAAATTTGAAAGTAGTCTTGTTCATGTTGCAGTTTGCCTAAAGGATGCTGCTGCATCAACCACCTATGGCAGCATttcagtggtaaaaaaaaatatttttttttggaattatgtgtatttgctttcttgccaagagtttaATGCGCGGATTGATACCACTCCTCTGTGGCATCGATCTCTCCTCAAGAAAGCAAATGTGTATTTCCCAACATTTCAAACCATTCAGGTCTTAAAACTGTTCAAATTCTACCTCAGGAATGTAAgaataatttgttttcacatagtagagttttgtcattttatcaaatCTCCCCATGATAGCTGACCTTCAGTTACTGTCTGTATTGCAGTTTGTATCATTCATGTCAACACATGCACAGCAGGATCAGGTGTGATTGTGTATCACCTTTCACTTCCTGGATGAAAAGTCCGTGTTCAGAGAACATTGACGTAAGTGAAAACCTGATGTGAAACTGCTACATGTCATCATGAACCACAACACTTGCATGTGATTGTGGAGGCTCAGACTAGTCATTTTGAAAGCTTGCACAGCAATACCCCGAGCTAAAGTCATTATCTTGTACTTCTTCAATTCATCACATGGCTACATTATGCAGTGCTGGTGCCCCCCCACCTCCATCCTCATACATGTGGTCAAAATAATGAGGACGGTCTCGACagaaaaagagtgaaataattaaaagcaaggatgagagagaaaggagaaaagggCATCTTTctagatctgaaaaaaaaagaacggtgaatatgtgtgtgtgtgtgtgtgtgtgtgtgtgtttgtgtgctagACCTTAAATAACActgctttttatgttttcttcacACACTTTTTGCCATCATGCACATGGCTGCTCTCAGTCTCAGTGGCTGACAGTCGTGGTGCATCTTCTCTTATTCCTGAGGGACTGTCAGCAGTATCTCTGTGCATTCAGATCCCTGTACAGCAGagctttactgtatgtgtgggtgCAGAGGACCGAGCAGTGGAACGTCACATGACAGAAGAGGAGCATGTATTATCCTCTTGGGTCTGATGCCATCAGTGTTTGTCAGTATGTGAAAAACTCAAATATTATCAGCTCCTCCCAAAACACCGTTTGGGAGccataaatcatttttaaaaaagccagATAGAATCTGTAATAATATGTTTGTCTACCTTTGAGATGCACTTAAGTGTTGAGGAAGCAGATCTTACATGTATCTCAGCTCTGATTCTCTCCGCACCAGGATGTCTCGTATCCGCTCAATTTTGAACAGCTCTCCTTCAATGTCCTCGATTGTAATTGAGGAGTCGGCCATCGAAATGACATCTTCAgctgaaagacaaacacattcatttggGTCTGAAGATGGGATTATGAGATTTCAcagatacatttatttttaaaaatttgtagACTTTTGACTGCCTTGtataacaaacaaatgacaaaagcaCAAAGATTCAGTTCTTCTTGTACCAAatttattgtgaaaaatgtaaagaaatccATAAAGTGTGCAGTAGACTCCATTTAGATGTCTAAGTGATTTCAGGTGAAAGTGAGGCTGTCACTTCCTCCTGtcatgtgacatcactgcagctgTTTTACAAGAACCATCATTTTATCAATAAGCAGTGTTTGTAACatcatctgtttttctgtttcttgtaACATTTCAAAGTAACTCCATCATAATGTGGaaattgcaaataaaaaaacaaactaataaaaaaaacaatgttatcCTCAGGAATCCTCATCAGAGCAAAGAGAAATGATCAAAGGAACAGCCTTCTTAAAGGATGGGTGATGGCATGTGAGCGGGGAGGTTACCAGGCTGAATATAAGCTCAGTCTACAGTATAATGAACTGCAGagcagcagacattttgacatttaattgcaggaaaagcacagatgtaagTAATAACCTCGTTAACGACTTTTAAGTGGTCCAGTTCCAGGCTCTGGTGTTTTGCCTGTTGGCTCACTAG
The genomic region above belongs to Thunnus albacares chromosome 17, fThuAlb1.1, whole genome shotgun sequence and contains:
- the zgc:171844 gene encoding bMERB domain-containing protein 1, giving the protein MEKERKSSKQYGSLENTQVDAATEKPAEDVISMADSSITIEDIEGELFKIERIRDILVRRESELRYMMDDIQLCKEITRLKKELQKLVSIPDKDKSKEDREREEEVLQQINKLVETRDFLVDDVEFERLREREEDREMAAFLQSRFPKTSATKGALQDQKAASKSQQMSTPFFTKTGLTLLKDCCGFTCSIM